From the genome of Schaalia dentiphila ATCC 17982, one region includes:
- the pepN gene encoding aminopeptidase N, whose translation MQILTRNEATHRAAHLHVSAIDVVVDVRNAQDTTNPTYPVTSTLTLTSDEERTFIDIAGEVSDVLLNGESHPFDDDDDRVWVDGLPVGETITLEVRALASYSRSGEGLHRYTDPEDGEVYLYTQFEPNDAHRAWPCVDQPDVKPEWTFHVIAPAGWVVSSNGAETAVEVVDDSGALRHDFTATRPLSSYITAIVAGPWAVIEGGTWSGGASDGGHAELELRLLCRRTLARYLDSDDVFEVTRAGLDFFHERYGVTFPWGSYDQVYVPEYNLGAMENPGCITFNENYISRSTPTFSERQRRANTTLHEMCHMWFGDLATPSWWDDLWLKESFAENQGASAIATATRYVGEWANFAMNRKIWAYTQDQMPTTHPIAADIPDVAAAKTNFDGITYAKGASVLKQLVAWVGEDAFYEGARRYFAEHQFGATNLQDLLVALEGASQQELSSWKSAWLETSGPSTLSASWVTDSVGAITDFTLHQGGEACNGVLRPHRVTVSTWRVAAGALERTHVFDVRIDGDSAPIDPEGVVAVPGGAASADLVVVNDDDLTYAISRLDERSTDVALAYVGTIDAAITRAVIWASLWNAVRDGLLDPRRFVVAVLNAVPSETEPAIRDRLLLFVAEAISSFLPGQARSDVHDQVLATTIRLSRETEDSDAWRSYTRAFIAEFSARGGDEYEATVRDFASSDNPDIAWRARRALAARGLVDEESIEAWRSADGSGEAARMSVEALASLPLEEARARAWESVFSDSLSNDYLTATLAGLQASSWEGETGIESAVERMISYWESHTIGMALRYANGVLALGVDVDRDGSVERSVGLLRRWIDEHADAPAQLRRIVVEHLDSFERDERVQRRWSSGQ comes from the coding sequence ATGCAGATTTTGACACGCAACGAAGCAACCCATCGCGCTGCCCATCTTCATGTCTCGGCCATCGACGTCGTTGTCGATGTTCGAAACGCACAGGACACCACGAATCCAACTTATCCGGTGACGTCGACGCTGACGTTGACGTCGGATGAGGAACGCACCTTCATCGACATCGCTGGCGAGGTGAGTGACGTTCTCCTTAACGGCGAATCCCACCCGTTCGACGACGATGACGACCGCGTGTGGGTCGATGGCCTGCCGGTGGGGGAGACGATCACCCTCGAGGTCCGCGCCCTAGCCAGCTACTCGCGCAGTGGCGAGGGCCTGCACCGCTACACCGATCCCGAGGATGGCGAAGTCTACCTCTACACCCAGTTCGAGCCCAATGACGCTCACCGTGCGTGGCCGTGCGTGGACCAGCCGGATGTGAAGCCCGAGTGGACGTTCCACGTCATTGCTCCCGCAGGCTGGGTCGTCTCCTCCAACGGAGCCGAGACTGCCGTTGAGGTCGTGGATGACTCGGGTGCGCTGCGCCATGACTTCACGGCGACCCGCCCGCTCTCGAGCTACATCACGGCGATTGTCGCCGGCCCGTGGGCGGTCATCGAAGGTGGCACGTGGAGCGGCGGAGCTTCGGATGGTGGCCACGCTGAGCTCGAGCTGCGCCTGCTGTGCCGCCGTACGCTCGCGCGCTACCTCGACTCCGACGACGTGTTTGAAGTGACTCGTGCAGGACTCGACTTCTTCCACGAGCGCTACGGAGTGACCTTCCCGTGGGGATCCTACGACCAGGTGTACGTGCCCGAATACAACCTCGGCGCCATGGAAAACCCGGGATGCATCACCTTCAACGAGAACTACATTTCGCGTTCGACGCCCACCTTCTCCGAGCGCCAGCGCCGCGCGAACACGACGCTGCACGAAATGTGCCATATGTGGTTCGGCGACCTCGCCACACCCTCGTGGTGGGATGACCTGTGGCTCAAGGAGTCCTTCGCTGAGAACCAGGGCGCCAGCGCGATTGCGACGGCGACGCGCTACGTGGGCGAATGGGCGAACTTCGCGATGAACCGCAAGATCTGGGCCTACACGCAGGACCAGATGCCGACCACGCACCCGATCGCCGCCGACATCCCGGACGTCGCCGCCGCAAAGACAAATTTCGACGGCATCACCTACGCGAAGGGCGCCTCCGTTCTTAAGCAGCTGGTTGCCTGGGTGGGGGAGGACGCCTTCTACGAGGGCGCACGCCGCTACTTTGCCGAGCATCAGTTCGGCGCTACCAACCTGCAGGACCTGCTTGTTGCGCTTGAAGGCGCCTCACAACAGGAGCTTTCTTCCTGGAAGAGCGCGTGGCTGGAGACCTCCGGTCCGTCGACGCTGTCTGCTTCGTGGGTCACCGATAGCGTCGGTGCGATCACGGACTTCACGCTTCATCAGGGTGGCGAGGCCTGCAACGGTGTTTTGCGTCCCCACCGCGTGACCGTTTCGACGTGGCGCGTCGCTGCCGGGGCGCTTGAGCGTACGCATGTGTTCGACGTCCGTATCGACGGCGACAGCGCCCCCATTGATCCCGAGGGCGTTGTGGCGGTGCCCGGCGGCGCCGCGTCCGCTGACCTTGTCGTCGTGAACGACGATGACCTCACCTACGCGATCTCGCGCCTCGACGAGCGCTCGACCGACGTCGCGCTGGCTTACGTGGGCACCATTGATGCGGCTATCACGCGCGCCGTTATCTGGGCGTCTCTCTGGAACGCAGTGCGTGACGGTCTGCTGGATCCACGTCGCTTCGTGGTCGCGGTCCTCAACGCCGTTCCCTCCGAAACTGAGCCCGCAATCCGTGATCGTCTCCTCCTGTTCGTCGCCGAGGCCATCTCCTCCTTCCTGCCGGGGCAGGCTCGCTCGGACGTCCATGACCAGGTCCTTGCGACGACGATTCGTCTGTCTCGTGAGACCGAGGATTCCGACGCGTGGCGTTCATACACGCGCGCATTTATCGCCGAGTTTTCCGCCCGTGGCGGCGACGAGTATGAGGCGACGGTTCGAGACTTCGCCAGCAGCGACAACCCCGATATCGCCTGGCGTGCGCGCCGCGCCCTGGCTGCACGCGGCCTCGTCGATGAGGAGTCCATCGAGGCCTGGCGCAGTGCCGACGGGTCAGGCGAAGCCGCTCGCATGAGCGTCGAGGCCCTCGCGTCACTGCCGTTGGAAGAAGCACGCGCGCGGGCCTGGGAGTCGGTGTTCTCCGATTCCCTGTCGAACGACTACCTGACCGCAACCCTGGCCGGCCTGCAGGCCTCGTCGTGGGAGGGCGAGACCGGAATTGAGAGCGCCGTCGAGCGCATGATCTCCTACTGGGAGAGTCACACGATCGGCATGGCGCTGCGCTACGCCAACGGCGTCCTTGCTCTCGGTGTCGACGTTGACCGCGATGGCAGCGTCGAGCGCTCCGTCGGACTGCTGCGCCGCTGGATTGACGAGCATGCGGATGCCCCTGCGCAGCTGCGCCGCATCGTCGTCGAGCACCTCGACTCTTTCGAACGCGACGAGCGCGTGCAGCGCCGCTGGAGTTCGGGCCAGTGA
- a CDS encoding UDP-N-acetylmuramoyl-L-alanyl-D-glutamate--2,6-diaminopimelate ligase, which translates to MTSVTDIRPTIAPVSLKAALAGLDIQGFYAADGQLAQIAESPLSLRGITVSSDDCESDWLFVAIPGLKQHGIRFAHAAIEAGASVVLTDEDGRAQAFERGLGVPVIQVADPRAIVPQLCANIYASPATRLTTMAVTGTNGKTTTSYLMRAAIASRFPNASLCGTVETHVGPISFEAVRTTAEAPVVARFLAATEQYECGAGVIELSAHALSLHRVDGIVFDVAAFTNLQHDHLDYYGDMENYFQAKALLFTPEHSRHGVVCVDDEWGRRLAQQATVPVTTVSALTEEAADWQVRDVTPDQTIGRTVFTLVDPSGTGHRVAMPILGEVNIQNTAVAIVSAVSLGIDLADVISAIEDAPQIPGRMEKVNPTPGGQPLVIVDYAHTPEALEWTLRSTRELTSGRVVIVFGTDGDRDATKREHLAQIAAREADVLWVTDENPRTEVPQEIRNYLLRGIASVRPGMEDVTEVTTCRRDAVRRAILAAEPGDTVIITGKGAEWYQEIQGIHHRYNDVPVAAEVLAGDVRSHE; encoded by the coding sequence ATGACTTCAGTGACTGATATTCGTCCCACGATCGCGCCGGTCTCGTTGAAGGCTGCCCTGGCGGGCCTGGACATCCAGGGGTTCTACGCCGCCGACGGCCAGCTCGCGCAGATCGCCGAGTCCCCCCTCAGCCTGCGCGGTATCACCGTGTCGTCCGACGATTGCGAGTCCGACTGGCTGTTCGTCGCAATTCCGGGCCTTAAGCAGCACGGTATTCGTTTCGCGCACGCGGCGATCGAGGCCGGGGCGAGCGTCGTTCTCACAGACGAGGACGGCCGTGCTCAGGCATTCGAACGAGGCCTGGGCGTGCCCGTCATTCAGGTGGCCGACCCGCGCGCCATCGTTCCGCAGCTGTGCGCGAATATCTACGCATCTCCCGCCACTCGCCTCACGACGATGGCAGTGACTGGCACGAATGGGAAGACGACAACCTCCTACCTGATGCGCGCTGCCATCGCCTCACGATTCCCCAACGCATCGCTGTGCGGAACCGTGGAAACGCACGTTGGCCCCATTTCGTTCGAGGCCGTGCGTACGACCGCCGAGGCTCCCGTCGTCGCACGCTTCCTGGCGGCCACCGAACAGTACGAGTGCGGCGCGGGTGTCATCGAACTGTCCGCACACGCACTCTCCCTGCACCGCGTCGACGGCATCGTCTTCGACGTTGCCGCGTTTACGAACCTGCAGCATGACCACCTCGACTATTACGGTGACATGGAGAACTACTTCCAGGCGAAGGCACTCCTGTTCACCCCCGAGCATTCCCGCCACGGCGTCGTCTGCGTGGATGACGAATGGGGTCGCCGCCTCGCGCAGCAGGCGACCGTGCCGGTCACGACGGTGTCCGCGCTGACCGAGGAGGCCGCCGACTGGCAGGTCCGAGATGTCACGCCCGATCAGACGATCGGACGCACCGTATTCACCCTCGTCGACCCATCGGGCACCGGGCACCGCGTCGCTATGCCGATCCTTGGCGAGGTCAATATTCAGAACACCGCCGTCGCGATCGTCAGCGCGGTAAGCCTCGGCATCGACCTTGCAGATGTGATCTCGGCGATCGAGGATGCTCCCCAGATCCCGGGACGCATGGAGAAGGTCAACCCAACGCCCGGCGGTCAGCCGCTCGTCATCGTCGACTACGCGCATACGCCCGAAGCCCTCGAATGGACACTACGCTCAACCCGCGAGCTGACCTCCGGCCGTGTTGTCATCGTCTTTGGAACGGACGGCGATCGCGATGCCACCAAGCGTGAACACCTCGCGCAGATCGCCGCGCGTGAGGCCGACGTCCTGTGGGTGACGGATGAGAACCCACGCACCGAGGTCCCGCAGGAAATCCGCAATTACCTGCTGCGCGGCATCGCATCCGTGCGTCCGGGCATGGAAGACGTCACCGAGGTGACAACCTGCCGCCGCGACGCCGTACGACGTGCGATCCTCGCAGCTGAGCCCGGCGACACCGTCATCATCACGGGTAAGGGCGCCGAGTGGTACCAGGAAATCCAAGGCATCCACCACCGATACAACGACGTGCCCGTCGCCGCCGAGGTCCTCGCGGGCGACGTGCGCTCGCACGAATAA
- the der gene encoding ribosome biogenesis GTPase Der, producing the protein MNDFDNQPDATAEFDAEAAENYIADAAGAAPDAIELSDEETEARARLMRANLDQFDLDEEDLALLAGESALADSDDVAAGLPVLAVVGRPNVGKSTLVNRILGRREAVVQDTPGVTRDRVSYPAEWAGRDFTLVDTGGWEIDVKGLDRSVAEQAEIAVDLADAVVLVLDATVGVTASDERIVEMLRAKKKPIILAANKVDSPLQEADAAYLWSLGLGEPHPISALHGRGTGDLLDVVLEVLPTESAVASPLPSGGPRRVALVGRPNVGKSSLLNALAGGERVVVNELAGTTRDPVDELIELDGRSWWFVDTAGIRRKMHRTTGADYYASIRTQAAIEKAEVALVLIDGSTPLTEQDVRVVQQVIDAGRALVVVTNKWDLVDEDRQKEIKNELERELVQIQWAPRINLAAKTGWHTNRIVRALDTALEGWETRIPTGQLNAFLGQLVAAHPHPLRGGKQPRILFGTQASSKPPRFVLFTTGFLDPGYRRFIERRLRETFGFAGTPIQISVRVREKRRR; encoded by the coding sequence GTGAATGACTTCGACAACCAGCCCGACGCGACCGCCGAATTCGACGCGGAAGCGGCCGAGAACTACATCGCCGACGCAGCCGGAGCAGCGCCGGACGCGATCGAACTGAGCGACGAAGAGACCGAGGCTCGCGCCCGTCTCATGCGCGCCAACCTCGACCAATTCGACTTGGACGAGGAGGACCTGGCGCTCCTGGCCGGCGAGTCTGCGCTCGCGGACTCTGACGACGTCGCAGCCGGACTGCCCGTTCTTGCAGTCGTCGGCCGCCCCAACGTCGGCAAGTCCACGCTGGTCAACCGCATCCTTGGTCGCCGCGAGGCGGTCGTGCAGGACACACCGGGCGTCACCCGCGATCGCGTCTCATACCCCGCCGAATGGGCGGGTCGCGACTTCACGCTCGTCGACACTGGCGGCTGGGAGATCGACGTCAAGGGTTTGGATCGTTCCGTCGCCGAGCAGGCTGAGATCGCCGTCGACCTGGCTGATGCTGTCGTTCTCGTCCTGGACGCGACCGTCGGCGTCACAGCCTCGGACGAGCGCATCGTGGAGATGCTGCGTGCCAAGAAAAAGCCGATCATCCTGGCCGCTAACAAGGTGGACTCTCCCCTGCAGGAGGCCGACGCTGCCTACCTGTGGAGCCTTGGCCTGGGCGAGCCTCACCCCATTTCCGCCCTGCATGGACGTGGCACCGGTGATCTCCTCGACGTCGTCTTGGAGGTCCTGCCGACCGAGTCAGCCGTTGCCTCGCCACTGCCGTCCGGCGGCCCGCGTCGCGTCGCCCTCGTCGGTCGCCCCAACGTTGGCAAGTCGTCCCTGCTGAACGCGCTGGCCGGCGGCGAGCGCGTCGTCGTCAACGAACTCGCCGGCACCACGCGTGACCCCGTCGATGAGCTCATCGAGCTCGATGGCCGCTCGTGGTGGTTCGTCGACACCGCGGGTATCCGCCGCAAAATGCACCGGACGACAGGCGCCGACTACTACGCCTCCATCCGTACTCAGGCCGCGATCGAGAAGGCCGAGGTTGCCCTCGTCCTCATCGACGGTTCGACGCCGCTGACCGAGCAGGACGTGCGAGTCGTCCAGCAGGTCATCGACGCGGGCCGGGCGCTCGTCGTCGTCACCAACAAGTGGGATCTCGTCGACGAAGACCGCCAGAAGGAGATCAAGAACGAGCTCGAGCGCGAGCTGGTTCAGATCCAGTGGGCGCCGCGCATCAACCTGGCCGCGAAGACCGGCTGGCACACAAACCGCATCGTGCGCGCCCTCGACACTGCGCTCGAAGGCTGGGAGACCCGTATCCCGACCGGACAGCTCAACGCCTTCCTCGGTCAGCTCGTTGCCGCACACCCCCACCCACTGCGTGGCGGTAAGCAGCCCCGCATTCTCTTTGGCACCCAGGCCTCGAGCAAGCCCCCGCGCTTCGTGCTCTTCACGACGGGCTTCCTCGACCCCGGTTACCGCCGCTTCATCGAACGCCGACTGCGCGAGACTTTCGGCTTCGCCGGAACGCCGATTCAGATTTCGGTGCGTGTGCGCGAGAAACGACGCAGGTGA
- a CDS encoding DNA-3-methyladenine glycosylase I → MDTTLIQSTVAPLASGLTLCDDGLVRPTWASHDELLRSYYDTEWGLPVHDEAGVFERLVLEGFQAGLSWRTVLAKREAFRAAFEGFIPDRVAAFTEQNVDCLVSTPGIIHNRRKIEAAISNARATVAMRNDSPTADGPSHLGELVWSYRPTLNPLPRSKDEVPTQLPESVALAADLKSLGFCFVGPTTMLALMAAIGIVNTDIVGTHRRPR, encoded by the coding sequence ATGGACACAACACTCATCCAATCCACAGTTGCTCCCCTAGCCTCGGGTCTCACCCTGTGCGATGACGGACTCGTCCGGCCTACGTGGGCCTCCCATGACGAGCTGTTACGCAGTTACTACGACACCGAATGGGGGCTGCCCGTCCACGACGAGGCCGGCGTCTTCGAACGTCTCGTCTTGGAGGGTTTCCAGGCTGGTCTCTCATGGCGCACGGTCCTGGCAAAACGCGAGGCGTTCCGTGCGGCCTTCGAAGGATTCATTCCCGATCGCGTCGCCGCCTTCACTGAGCAGAATGTCGATTGCCTCGTGAGCACACCCGGGATTATTCATAATCGCCGCAAGATCGAGGCGGCGATCAGCAACGCTCGCGCGACGGTTGCGATGAGGAACGATTCTCCCACAGCAGACGGCCCGTCACATCTGGGCGAACTGGTCTGGTCGTATCGGCCGACGCTCAATCCGCTTCCGCGTTCGAAGGACGAGGTACCCACGCAGCTGCCAGAATCTGTAGCTCTCGCAGCCGACCTCAAGAGCCTTGGTTTTTGCTTCGTGGGTCCCACGACGATGCTCGCGCTGATGGCGGCGATCGGCATCGTCAATACCGATATCGTGGGAACGCACCGCAGGCCTCGATGA
- a CDS encoding PH domain-containing protein has protein sequence MSLSKKLLSQDEVVVRHMHTHIKTLLPAINIESILVIAAAVGSFFVPENARYWALATIWIAVLVLSIPLLVIPWIKWSSTTYTVTTKRVITRTGIFTRTGHDLPLSRISDIQIEKNFDDRFFGCGTLALQTSADDPLLLHDVPKVEMVQVEISNLLFNDIQGAIDADPTS, from the coding sequence ATGTCATTGTCGAAAAAGCTTCTCAGTCAGGACGAGGTTGTCGTCCGCCACATGCACACGCACATCAAGACCCTGCTGCCCGCGATCAACATTGAGTCGATCCTCGTGATCGCAGCTGCAGTCGGTTCGTTCTTTGTTCCCGAGAACGCACGTTATTGGGCGCTCGCGACCATCTGGATCGCCGTACTCGTCCTGTCTATCCCCCTCCTCGTCATTCCGTGGATCAAGTGGTCGTCGACCACCTACACGGTCACGACGAAGCGAGTGATCACTCGCACGGGCATCTTCACGCGCACCGGCCACGACCTGCCACTCAGCCGCATCTCCGACATTCAGATCGAGAAGAACTTCGATGATCGTTTTTTCGGTTGCGGAACCCTCGCCCTTCAGACCTCCGCAGATGACCCGTTGCTGCTGCATGACGTGCCGAAGGTGGAGATGGTGCAGGTCGAGATCTCGAACCTGCTGTTCAACGACATTCAGGGAGCGATCGACGCGGATCCGACTAGCTAA
- the cmk gene encoding (d)CMP kinase, which yields MNDTQRRDAISRVGITIAIDGPAGSGKSTVSKALATRLGIGYLDTGAMYRALTWYCLDEGIDLEDTAAVAAAADRMPLRLVSDPSDPHVWIGDSEITLEIREPRIALAIKHISTNLDVRAWMATEQRRRMMEAREQGSGMIAEGRDITTVVCPDADVRVLLLADQEARLRRRTLELYGDATEEHMEIVRAQVEGRDKADSQVSEFMVAAPGVETVDSTGLDIEGVCDAVLAFVDRDLEVRDALR from the coding sequence ATGAACGATACGCAGCGTCGAGACGCGATTTCCCGCGTCGGCATCACGATTGCCATCGATGGGCCGGCCGGTTCGGGCAAGTCCACGGTCTCGAAGGCTCTGGCGACCCGCCTGGGCATTGGGTACTTGGACACGGGGGCCATGTACCGTGCGCTCACGTGGTATTGCCTGGATGAAGGCATCGATCTGGAGGATACGGCTGCTGTAGCAGCTGCTGCGGATCGTATGCCGCTGCGCCTCGTCTCGGATCCTTCGGATCCGCACGTGTGGATCGGTGATTCAGAGATCACCCTTGAGATTCGCGAGCCGCGTATCGCCCTCGCGATTAAGCACATCTCGACGAACCTTGACGTGCGCGCGTGGATGGCGACGGAGCAGCGTCGCCGAATGATGGAGGCCCGTGAACAAGGCTCCGGCATGATCGCCGAGGGGCGCGATATCACGACCGTTGTCTGCCCCGATGCGGATGTTCGTGTTCTGTTGCTCGCCGATCAAGAGGCCCGTCTGCGTCGTCGGACCCTCGAACTCTACGGGGATGCCACCGAGGAGCACATGGAGATCGTGCGGGCCCAGGTTGAGGGCCGTGACAAGGCCGATTCTCAGGTCTCTGAGTTCATGGTGGCCGCCCCAGGTGTCGAGACCGTTGATTCCACGGGCCTCGACATCGAAGGCGTCTGCGACGCGGTCCTCGCCTTTGTCGATCGTGATCTCGAGGTGCGCGACGCTTTGCGCTGA
- a CDS encoding prephenate dehydrogenase, translating into MNTSDGVGARVVQTAGPVLIIGSGLLGASLGLALRAGGVRVYLEDASPTSLHLASDVGAGQAFGDVLAEAGVRPRECGSDTPSYQAPSIVVVATPPDVADRVIVESLLRFPDAIVTDVASVKDAVVADVLRGLEREGRLEEASRYVGSHPMAGRERSGAGAADADLFYGRPWVIVAHESTWPRAVLVARALATDVGAVPLEMNAGTHDHAVALVSHVPQLVSSMLAARLVDAPAQALGLAGQGLRDTARIAASDPRLWTAILAGNAGPVADILRELRTDLDDLLTHLDAAAELGSLRGGSVGAINRVMTAGNQGVARIPGKHGGAPSRYREIEVLIPDEPGALGRLFSELGEAGINIEDLVLEHSAGAQAGVARVMIDPAVVDRAVADLQQRGWRLITH; encoded by the coding sequence GTGAACACCTCGGACGGCGTCGGCGCGCGCGTTGTGCAAACAGCGGGCCCGGTCCTCATCATCGGATCGGGTCTGCTGGGTGCGTCCCTGGGCCTTGCGCTGCGGGCCGGGGGAGTGCGCGTTTATCTCGAAGATGCCTCGCCAACCTCTTTGCACCTGGCCTCCGACGTGGGCGCTGGGCAGGCATTCGGCGACGTTCTCGCCGAGGCCGGGGTGCGCCCTCGCGAGTGTGGCTCGGATACGCCTTCCTATCAGGCGCCGTCCATCGTTGTCGTCGCGACGCCTCCGGACGTCGCGGACCGTGTGATCGTCGAATCGCTGCTGCGTTTCCCCGACGCGATCGTCACCGATGTTGCCTCCGTGAAGGACGCGGTTGTAGCCGATGTGCTACGCGGCTTGGAGCGTGAGGGACGTCTCGAGGAAGCCTCGCGTTACGTCGGTTCGCATCCCATGGCAGGTCGTGAGCGCAGCGGTGCGGGTGCCGCAGATGCCGATCTGTTCTACGGACGTCCGTGGGTGATCGTTGCGCATGAGTCGACGTGGCCGCGCGCGGTGCTTGTGGCTCGCGCGCTGGCAACGGACGTCGGAGCCGTGCCCCTTGAGATGAATGCGGGCACGCATGACCACGCTGTCGCTCTCGTGTCGCACGTACCTCAGCTGGTGTCGTCGATGCTCGCTGCGCGCCTTGTTGACGCACCGGCTCAGGCGCTCGGGCTTGCGGGACAGGGGCTTCGAGATACTGCCCGCATTGCGGCCTCCGATCCGCGCCTGTGGACAGCGATTTTGGCCGGCAACGCCGGTCCGGTCGCAGACATCCTGCGGGAGCTACGCACCGACCTCGATGACTTGCTGACGCATCTCGACGCGGCTGCCGAACTTGGCTCCCTGCGCGGCGGTTCCGTGGGCGCGATCAATCGGGTCATGACCGCGGGTAATCAGGGTGTCGCGCGCATTCCCGGCAAGCACGGTGGTGCTCCTTCTCGGTATCGCGAGATCGAAGTGCTCATCCCCGACGAGCCGGGTGCGCTCGGTAGGCTGTTCAGCGAGCTCGGCGAGGCGGGTATCAACATCGAAGACTTGGTTCTGGAACACTCTGCGGGCGCACAGGCAGGCGTCGCCCGCGTCATGATTGACCCGGCGGTCGTTGACCGCGCTGTCGCCGACCTGCAACAGCGGGGTTGGCGACTCATCACCCACTAA
- a CDS encoding pseudouridine synthase, which produces MRANPYTEGGVRLQKVLAQAGVASRRASEQMIADGRVSVDGTVVRNQGVRVDPAKQVIHVDGERLILDETKHIVLAVNKPIGTVSTMSDPEGRPTIADLIADYPERLYHVGRLDIDTSGLLLLTNDGELANRLTHPKYEIRKTYVARLHGEVKPGVKRTLMNGIELEDGPIKVDSFRIVDTYGDITTVEIVVHEGRNRLVRRMMEAVGYPVRELVRTGFGPISLDHLKQGTTRRVKGNALSALYGAVGL; this is translated from the coding sequence ATGAGGGCTAACCCCTACACAGAGGGTGGAGTGCGCCTGCAGAAGGTGCTCGCCCAGGCTGGCGTCGCATCCAGGCGCGCGTCCGAACAGATGATCGCCGACGGCCGCGTGAGCGTCGATGGAACCGTGGTACGTAACCAGGGCGTGCGCGTGGATCCAGCCAAGCAGGTCATTCACGTGGATGGCGAGCGTCTGATCCTGGATGAGACGAAGCACATCGTCCTGGCCGTGAACAAGCCGATTGGGACGGTGTCCACGATGAGCGACCCGGAGGGCCGCCCGACGATCGCCGACCTGATCGCCGACTACCCCGAGCGTCTCTACCATGTCGGGCGCCTCGATATCGACACGTCCGGCCTGCTGCTGCTGACGAATGACGGTGAGCTGGCGAACCGTCTGACCCACCCCAAGTACGAGATCCGCAAGACCTACGTGGCACGCCTACACGGCGAGGTCAAGCCCGGCGTCAAGCGCACCCTCATGAACGGCATCGAGCTGGAGGATGGCCCGATCAAGGTTGACTCCTTCCGCATCGTTGACACCTACGGCGATATCACGACCGTCGAAATCGTCGTGCACGAAGGCCGCAACCGCCTTGTGCGCCGCATGATGGAGGCTGTCGGCTACCCGGTGCGCGAGCTCGTCCGTACGGGCTTCGGTCCGATCTCTCTCGACCATCTCAAGCAGGGGACGACCCGCCGCGTGAAGGGCAACGCGTTGAGCGCACTGTACGGGGCCGTCGGACTGTGA
- the scpB gene encoding SMC-Scp complex subunit ScpB, with amino-acid sequence MSENTLRGAIEAILMVASEPVAASDLAEVLGVSTADIEQHMRALAAEYLGEGRERPRGFELREVAGGWRIYSARAYADVVGRFVVGSSHARLSQAALETLAVIAYRQPISRARICRIRGVNVDGVVRTLLARGLVEETGLTPSGARLYGTTGEFLEKMGLTSLSELVPLAPYLPDADALEELEEEL; translated from the coding sequence ATGAGTGAGAACACGCTGCGCGGTGCGATCGAGGCGATTCTGATGGTCGCCTCGGAGCCGGTTGCCGCGTCCGATCTCGCCGAGGTTCTCGGCGTGAGCACTGCGGACATCGAACAGCACATGCGCGCTCTCGCCGCCGAGTACCTCGGCGAAGGGCGGGAACGCCCGCGTGGTTTCGAGCTGCGTGAAGTGGCGGGCGGCTGGCGCATCTATTCCGCACGGGCATACGCCGACGTGGTCGGGCGCTTTGTCGTCGGCTCCTCGCACGCGCGCCTGTCTCAGGCTGCTCTTGAAACGCTGGCGGTCATTGCCTACCGTCAGCCCATATCGAGGGCGCGAATCTGCCGTATTCGTGGGGTGAACGTGGACGGCGTCGTGCGCACGCTGCTCGCCCGAGGCCTCGTGGAAGAGACGGGACTGACACCGTCTGGCGCGCGCCTGTACGGGACGACCGGTGAATTTCTTGAGAAAATGGGATTAACGAGCCTGTCGGAGCTGGTACCGTTGGCACCCTACCTGCCAGACGCCGACGCGCTGGAGGAATTGGAGGAAGAACTATGA